The Candidatus Malacoplasma girerdii genome has a segment encoding these proteins:
- the rpmB gene encoding 50S ribosomal protein L28: MSRKDQLTERGQMTGNTRSFAMNHSRRNWKVNLQPAKIKTSKNSSKRVMISTKTLKTLKKNNKLA, translated from the coding sequence ATGAGTCGTAAAGATCAGTTAACTGAAAGAGGACAAATGACGGGTAATACTCGTTCATTTGCAATGAATCATTCACGACGTAATTGAAAAGTTAATCTACAACCTGCTAAGATTAAAACTAGCAAAAATAGCTCTAAACGTGTAATGATTTCAACAAAAACATTAAAAACATTAAAGAAAAACAATAAATTGGCTTAA